TTGAAAGTTAGCAAAAAAGCTGTGAACATAATTCATAATCGAGAGAAATCTCATTTTGAAATAACTGATATTTTGCTCTTTTACAAAAGACAAATTAAAGTCGTCAATAATTTCATCAGCAACATATGTAGTGCCATGTCCATCGATAAATAGCTTTTTTAAAGAAGTTAGAATAACGGATAAAGGATAGATAAAATATGGCACAAGAAAATCCGGTATTAAAGCATGTGTTTTATGACATACAGGACAAATAACTCTTGCTATGGTAATATCTACGCAATTATTATCGATAAAGACACCCCTGCAGTAATAACCATGCCTGTGCAATTTACCGTTGTAAGTGCAATTAGGACATCCAGATGGTGTATCTATGTACAAATATGATTCATTTTCGATATATTCATGTATATTTTTAACTGGAAAGGCTATAATTATCATTATGATACCTTTCTTGGGGTGGTAATTAATTTTACCGCCCCATTATTTTTTTCTATAATTGTAGGCAAGATTAACCAATCTTATACATGTATATGAAAATTAATTAGCTTTACATAATGGATAAGGTCAAATTATTTTGCTTTTTATGGTGCTTTTTATATTGAAATAATTTGCTGTATAACATTAGACATAAATCGAAAAATTCAAATTCCATTTACATAATTAATGATACATGAAAGGAATGTGATTTGCAATACTTTTTACAATTTCAAAAAATAACATTAAGAAATTTAGTATACTCTTGCTAACAAA
This portion of the Thermoanaerobacterium sp. RBIITD genome encodes:
- a CDS encoding DUF6431 domain-containing protein, with the protein product MIIIAFPVKNIHEYIENESYLYIDTPSGCPNCTYNGKLHRHGYYCRGVFIDNNCVDITIARVICPVCHKTHALIPDFLVPYFIYPLSVILTSLKKLFIDGHGTTYVADEIIDDFNLSFVKEQNISYFKMRFLSIMNYVHSFFANFQGYIETMNNLSPRTLISNICKYTKEKLKFNLHYFDLMKVHFLKKV